The genomic region AACCCTGGCGAGCAGTACGCCCAAAATCGACATAACGTGGGATTCCAGTGTGTGAAATACCTGGCGGATCGGCATGGCCTGAGCTTCAACGAGAAGCAGCACAAGGCGCGGATCGCGACGGGCATGATTCGCGGGCAGCGCGTGGTGCTCGCCAAGCCGTTCACCTACATGAACGATAGCGGCCAGTCGGTGGCGGCGCTGGGGCGCTGGTACAAGCTTGATCCCGGCTCGGAGCTACTGGTGATCTACGACGATCTCGACCTGCCGTTTGGGACGATCCGCCTGCGCGCAAGCGGCAGCGCGGGCGGTCAGAACGGCATGAAGTCGATCATCCAATTGCTGGGAACTCAAGACATTCCGCGCGTGCGGGTGGGCATCGGGCGGCCTCCAGAGGGCTGGCAGGCTAAGGACTACGTGCTGAACAACTGGAGCCGCGAGCAGACGGAGCACTTGCCGTCGCTCTATGCGCGCGTGGCCGATGCCGCGGAGACGTTTCTCACCGAGGGGATCACGCTGGCGATGACGCGCTTCAACGCCGGAGAGCAGGCCGAGCAAAAGAAAAAGCGTCCGGCTCCGCAGCCCGATGTCGAGCCGCAAGCTCCGCCCGTCGTGCCGAGCGCCGAGCAT from Herpetosiphonaceae bacterium harbors:
- the pth gene encoding aminoacyl-tRNA hydrolase → MFLIVGLGNPGEQYAQNRHNVGFQCVKYLADRHGLSFNEKQHKARIATGMIRGQRVVLAKPFTYMNDSGQSVAALGRWYKLDPGSELLVIYDDLDLPFGTIRLRASGSAGGQNGMKSIIQLLGTQDIPRVRVGIGRPPEGWQAKDYVLNNWSREQTEHLPSLYARVADAAETFLTEGITLAMTRFNAGEQAEQKKKRPAPQPDVEPQAPPVVPSAEH